Within the Malus sylvestris chromosome 4, drMalSylv7.2, whole genome shotgun sequence genome, the region CAGCCCCCAAATtaattgaggaagaagaagcagcagcGACTCAGATAGAAATTAACtgtggaagaagaagcagcagcaACTCAGATAGTCGGCGGAAACAATATGGGCGGGCTTCAACTACTCGACAGCGGAAGCGACTCCGAGAACGAAAACGGAAACGACGACGTTCCGCAGCTCAAAATCAATGAAGATTTCGCTCGCAGGTACGAACACAACAAGAAGCGGGAGGAGCTCCAACGCTACGAGGAACTGAAGAAGCGAGGCCTCGTGGCTGACCCCTCCGAAGATTCAGACTCTGAACCGGATTTTGAATCGGACGACGACTACGTCCATGTGGCGAATTCCAAGAAGAGGGAATTGGAATTTTTGGATGGTCTGCTCAAGGTAAAAAAGCAAGACCCTATCTTGAAAAACAAAGatgttgttttgtttaattCTGATGGAACTGAAATTATCGGAAACAATGGAGGAGAGGGAAAGGcaaagaataagaagaagatgtACTTGAAGGATGTTAATGCTAAGCATTTGATGGAGGATGGCCCGGAACTGGCGGAGGAGGATGACAAGAACATTGATAAAAACAGTAAGGTTTACAACGAAGAGCAAGAGCGGATAAGGAGAGAATTCTTACAGGCTGCTGCAGCCGAggaggatgatgatgatggtgagTTTTTGATAGAGAAGAATAAGAATGCTGCGGggaatgatgatgatgatgatgatactgTTGATAATGATCAGTATGAGAAGGCATTGGACGAGTGTTTCCCCGAATCGGATGAAAATGCTATGTTTCTCAAGAAGTTCTTTAAGGATCAGCTGTGGAAGGAGGATAAGGATCCCGAGCTAAAGGATGAGGATTTGGAGATGGTGTCCGAGGACGAGATGGAGATCGAAAGGCAGGAGGAGTATGAGTACAGGTTCCAGGAGAATGCAGGTGATCGGATTATGGGGCATTCCAGGCAAGTTGAGGGGTCGGTGAGGAAGAAGGTCAAGGCGAGGAAGGAGCAGAGGAAGAGCAAGGAGGAGAGGATGGAGATTGCAAGGTTGGAGAGGGAAGAGGAGTTGAGGcatttgaagaatttgaagaagaaggagaacgaCGAGAAGGTTAAGAAGATAATGGAGATTGCGGGGCTTAAGGAGGGTGAGGAGTCTACATTTGATCCAAAGGAGTTGGAGAAGGAATATGATCCCCAAGAATATGATAGGATGATGAAGAAGGCTTTCGGTGAGGAGTATTATCAGGCAGAGGATGCTGACTTAGAGCGTTATAGTGATATGGAGGAGGATGATGAGATTGAGAAACCGGACTTTGATAAGGAGGATGAGTTGCTTGGGCTTCCTAAAGGTTGGGAAACCGTTGGGTCTAGTGATGGGTTCTTAGCTGCCAGGGAGAAGGTTTTGAAGCGGAAAAAGGAAAATGTTTGTGACcatgaagaagaggaagaggaagaggaagaggaggaggaagtagaagaaaaggaagaggaggaagaagaagaagaagaagaagaaatgagtgaggaAGATAAACAAGAGAAAAAGCATAAATTAGCTTTATTGGAGAGAGCTAAGAAGGAGATGATGGATGAATACTATAAGTTGGATTATGAGGATACAATTGGAGACTTGAAGACAAGATTCAAGTATGctaaaataaaacctaatagATATGGCTTGACTACTGCCGAGATATTAGTGATGGATGAAAAGGAGTTGAATCAATATGTGTCTTTAAAGAAGCTTGCTCCTTACACAGAGAAAGAGTGGAAGGTACCCAACAACAAGAGAATGGAGATAAAGCAGAAAGCTAAAGAGATTTTCAGACAAGGAAATGTGGGTAATAAAAAGAATCGCAAGAAGCTGAGAATAAGTGATGCAGCTAAGGATTCGAGCTTATCAAAGGGTGCCACAGGGCAATCATCAATGAGTGCCCGGGAACATGGGAAAGAACTAGTAGGGGACTCAAATGGTGGTAAAACAGAATCGAGGAGTGCTAGAAGAAGGCGTCACCAAGCTGCAAGAAAATTACCAGCTTCTAGGCTCATGGCATATGGGGTGGTACCTGTAAAATCTAAGAAAAAAGGAAAGCACTGATCTGAACCACTAGTTAAATTGGAGCATTAGACAGGTGATTATTTCACAAACTCATAACCTTAAGCTTATATCATACAGTGTTTGTTACTTTGTTGTTTGATATTGTCTTTGCCCTCTCCCTTTTTTGCATGGTATGTTTTTGTATTGGTTTAAAGCTCTGATGTGGTTACTGGGAAAAATTGTTATTGCCTCGTAGAGTAGCAATAACTATGTGCATGGAGTGTTGTAGCAAAATTGCGCGTTGTAGGTCAAAGTCAGActttttttggggaaaatggttGTTGATATACAATCTGATAGTATAATACATTGGGTGGCATGTACTATTGTATGGAACATTGAGTGGGTTAGGGCATTGGACGGTGGCACTCTGAACTCTGGTGAATATGATCACTGTTACACCGTAGACTATTATGCTTGAGGAAAGGAAAAGCAAGACTGGAAGAACACCATGATTGAGTATAGTGATGGGAACCATAGTCATACACATATATAAACTTATGTATAGAAGCCTATCCATTtctaataaataatatttctttGCCCAAGTTATGTTCATTGAAACTATGCCGGTCTTTTAATCATTTTCTACGGCTTCCTGTTTGTTAGCTAGGTGAATTCTTAGCCTTAGTCTTATACACATGATATTTTAAGCCAAAAGAAAGccgtattttattttgttttcatatatCTATGTGGGTGGTAAATATTTCATTGCATGGGTGTGATTTCCTTCAATGTTATGGATTCATTTTGGATTTCAGTTGAAATCAAACGCGTTAGATCATTTGTTTTTCATGTCCACAGGTGGAGGACTAGAATTTTGAGAAGATGAAGTATCTCGAGGGTTTTGTTGAGTCGATAGCATAGCAGAGGCTAACCGCTTCAGAACAAGTTGAAGGGAAGACTTGGTGATTGAGACAGTCACCTTttgattttgcattttatgtaaACTTAGGCTTTAGAAATCTGAATAAACTACATCATTGTTGTTTTCCAGTTGTTGAATACAGCTATTTATCAATGTCGACGATGTGCGGCAGCCAAAGGTTTCTTCTGATGGATCATCTTGTTCATGTGTTCTGTTTGTTGGAAGTTTTCAGTACAATCAAATTGAAAGTTTCTTATTTATATGTTTTCACAAGAGATCTCCACAGCCTTTTTCTTCCCGATACACCTGCTTGTGTTTGGTATGTTGGAAATAAAGCATGGAAATGGGAAATCACTTTCTTTCCCTTCATTTATTGCAGATTTTTAACGttaattacaattttttacgACAAATATTATTCACACGCCAAAATAATTTGTTATTTGTTAGtgaaatcatttttctttgttttgtttgttaatGATAAAAACTAATTAGGAGGTTGGCTTCTTGTTGTATTGCGGTGGTGAAAGTCCATTTAACCGATAAACCCAAATAAGCAATCCATTCCAGCCTGCATTCTTTTAACTTAACCCGctcaccaataaaaaaatataaaaaaattaaaaaaattaaaaaaattaaaaaaattaaaaaaattaaaaaaattaaaaaaataaaaaatcagaaccaatcaacaaacacaaacagaagctctctctctctctcctctatcTCACCCGGAATCACAGAACAAAGGGTAAGAAGGAAAGATGGGTTCTTTTCCAAAATCCCTAAATTCTGAAATATGGGTTTCGATCCTCTGCCTTGTCGTAGTAGCGTTCCTCCTCCCCCTCCCCGCCAGCGGAACTCCGTCGTCGAGCATCTACGACCACCTGCGGAAACAGGGCCTGCCGATTGGCCTCCTCCCCAAGGGCATCACCGACTATTCTCTCAACGCCACCACCGGAGAATTCCGAGTGTTGCTGGAGCAGCCCTGTCACGCCAAATTCGAGAACCAGGTGCTCTACGATTTTAACGTTTCCGGCTTTCTGTCTTTCGGCCGAATCGCCAACTTATCGGGCGTGTCGGCTCAGGAGCTCTTCCTCTGGTTTCCGGTCAAGGGGATCAGAGTCGATGTGCCCAGCTCCGGCCTCATTTATTTTGATGTCGGCGTCGTCGATAAGcagttctctctctccctcttcgaATCGCCGCCTGATTGCACCGCCGTTGACCCTTCTGATCCCAACTTCAATCCTGCCGCTCAGGACACCAACCACTATTCCCCTTCCCCATCCGGCTCGTCGTCGTTCGAGGTAAATTTCTTATAATCTGCTTCATTTTGTGTCCTGGGGTTTTGTTGATCTGATTAAGGTTTCCAATTTTAGGATTTACTATGGTTTCATTATGTTTTGCTTAGGAACTATGTTATGCTTTCTCAGCTAATTCATTAGTTAAGAAAGAACACGCATAATTCATAGGTTGAAACAATTTGTGAGGAGTGGGCAACTCGGCACTAACCAACCCCTAGGTTTATCAGGTGTATTCAGTTGAGATTTTAAAAGGATTCTGACGGAGTTCAATTGGCTTTCATGGACTCCACATGGACTTTTGAGTGAATTCTATATGGATTTTATTGTGACAAACTTTTTATCATAGATTGTAGTGGATTGTAATAGACTTCTATGGATTCTCATGAGCATTTTAGGGCTCATTTTGGTAGAAAGGATTAGATTGAAAGGGATAACCCTCTAATTTCAAGGCATATGGAAGGTAGATGAGaatgatttttcattgtgaGGCCTGGGGATTAGAAGAGGAGACATAAAGAAAACTTTTCCCATCTAATCCTCCCATTTTGGGAAGGATTGGAATGGAAAACTTTTCTTCTTGAGTAATCCTTCTCCTACCTCTAAATTGCTCACAATTGTTTCATTTCGTTTTTCAGCATACCTATAAAAGTAGTGTCTTATCCATTCCAATCCAATCATGTTTACCAAACGATGCCTTAGTGATCTGATTTATGGGCGTTTTTATTAGTTTCAAACTTCCAATATCCAAAATGGTGGCGAGTGATCGTTTGTGGTGTTGGTGGTAGTAGTATaagcggtggtggtggtggactCATCAAATGGTAAAGTGTACACAAGTCTACAGGGATTCTATTTAGTGGAACATGGTGGGTTGTAGAATTTCACGTAACTCACAAACTCTGCGTAGCACGGCATATGAAATTTTTGTTGACTCTTTTAGTAACTGGAGCTTTTGGGACACGCTTGATTCCTGCGCTAAATATGCGGCACATTCTTCCCtattaattttttgggttttgctttGCCTCCTTTCTCTGTGTTTTATGTCCGGTTGAGTTAATACATCCTCAGTAGCTTCAATTGTGTTTTAAATCCATGCTGAAGATTTCATTCCTGTGAAATCATTTGATACATTCTCAGTAGCTTCTAACGGTTTGTAAAGTTTTGTTGTTGCTCTGATTGTTGTCTGTCTGTGCCTAGGGTCTATGTATTATTCAATATTCATTGAGTATAGGACAATATTTGAGGTTTAAATTATTTTcaattgtatactcatctttgtgCGACAGAAAACTAACATTACAGGAATTTTCATCAAGACAAATTTGTTGGGAGCCGATACGTTACTTGAATATACTCTTCTTTTAaaatttcaagtgttttttttcttctatatatatatatatatatatatatatatttttttttttttcttttctgtcttGTGATGTTATCTTGGTTTCCTTTTAAGATTTTCAACTAGTCTTCAATTGCAAGGATTCATTATTGCGAACCCAAGCAGTATCAATTGGTTGAGGCACTTCGATCTTTGTCCGGATTAGTACTTACCCATACTATTCTATTTATTCTTCAATTGAACTTCTTTATGCTGATATTTTGTGTTGTTTAAGAAATACCACTCTTCACTTACCGTGTCAACTGTTGGTAGATGAGATTATCATATAGAGCATGTGATAGTTCTGAGTGGATGCGTCTAAATTTATGGTGTGATTCTTGCTTTTATGGATTATGTAATGTCACTAATTATCATGCCGGTTGATGTTTTCTTAGTACTGCTTTCaagtaaatttttttgtgtCTAATTGAGCTGGTGCTAAAGTTGTTGAATAAAAATTGTGCAGAATGAATCACTGAATCTTGGGTATGGAGTTGGTCGGAAAAGTGAGCTGAGGGCCGATTCATAGGTTGTGCAGGCAGAGATATGATTGAAGTTAACTCAATCAACTTGGGGGACCTTATAAGCTCTTGTTGGGTCTTCTTTTCTCTGAAGTGGATGTCAAAGGTTCTAGTTTGGCAGGTCCTAAGGTTTAAGTATGTGTGCTTGGTTGCTTGCTATGCTGTATGTATGTACATGTTGGCCTGAAACTTGTGTCTTTGTGCGGAAAATTAGAACAATTTTGGTAAAGACGAGAGAGAGTATGGAAGAGAAAATGAAGATTAAAGGATCTATAAATTTAGTAGGGTGAGACAGGGAGGGATGGGATCGAGTTGGTTGGTTTTGGGTGACTAGTTTTCTTGAAATTTATGTCAATTGTTATATCATTTCAAGTTTACATATTATAGATACAATGACATGAGTTGTGTATTGAGTTTCTTTTGTGATAATATATGTTGAGGTTTTTAGTTCTTTTAGTTTTTACGGCAGGCATGATATGTGTTTGCATTTTCCCTTCCtttgtttgacatattatttctttatGTCGGTACATTTTGTAGCTTCAAGTCTGAAAATTTTGTAACATAGCAGTTTATGGCATGAGTTTTGTGTTTGCAAAGTAAGGGTAAGGCTGGCTACGGTAGACGCCCCCCACCCACCTTGTAAAACGGGGATCATTGTTGGCTTGGGGTCGCCCATTTAGCAGTTTATGGCATTAAAATTTAGTATTATAGGAGTCAACATTATTGTACCACATTGTGTTCGCTGGGCTCATATCTACTAGAAGAGAATGACTTGCATAAAGCGGGTGACCACTATGTGGCGTTTCGGTCTAATAATATATTGCtgtgtaagttttttttttatgattagaCGGGATtctaatcataaaaaaaaaaaaaaaaaaaaaaaaaaaaaaacttacacaGCAATATATTATTAGACCGAAACGCCACATAGTGGTCACCCGCTTTATGCAAGTCATTCTCTTCTAGTAGATATGAGCCCAGCGAACACAATGTGGTACAATAATGTTGACTCCTATAATACTAAATTTTAATGCCATAaacggcgtcaggtagtcgacagccggcactccatgatcacgtcgaatccttatgaaaatgaatccagaacaaaatcgcgctaaagctagggcgtcacccgtaagtggcgcgctgtgtggcctgagcacagtgataagtgagcaagggtcgctgtatctccatcggcacccggatgcagtgttaaatgagcaagggggccatagaaacttcttttcgaacgactccactcaaagttgtttgggagcatatgctcctatcaactttacccgggacacacaaaagaagtactttgatcctattagacgggggagggtgaagaagctaggacagaagggtagagttcaagagagcaaaatgcgtttaggaacgtggaatataggaaccttaacgggaaaatctatggaagtagtggaagttatggtgaggagaaggataaatattatgtgcctacaagaaactaagtgggttggtagtaaggcaaaggatctagaaaactcagggtttaaactttggtattcgggcacaaatagaacgagaaacggtgttggcatcatcgtggacaagaccttggtacaagatgttgtagatgtcaagagggtaggagatagaatcatggcaatcaagattgtaataggacaagaacttatcaatgtgattagtgcgtacgcacctcaagtagggttggatacgagttcgaaggagaaattttgggaagatcttggagacttggtgcaaggaattgctcagacggagaagttatttataggaggagatttaaatggacacgtgggcagggagacaggcaactatggaggttttcatggtggccatggttttggggagagaaacgaggatggggaagctatcttggattttgcaatggcatatgatctcttcttagccaacaccttctttaagaagagagaagaacatgtgatcacctacaagagtgggtcgtcaaaaacacaaatagattttcttctaatgaggaaaggggatcgtataacttgtaaggattgcaaagttataccaggagagagcgtggctaatcaacatcgcttgttggtgatggatgtacatatcaaaagagtaagacaaaagaacaagacttggaagtgcccaaggactagatggtggaatctaaaagaagaaaaacaagccattttcaaagagaaggtaatcacccaatgtgtgtgggatagagagggggaagctagccaaatgtgggattccatggctagttgtatccgaaaagtagcaaaagaggtattaggagagtccaagggctttgccccacaccaaaaggaatcttggtggtggaatgaggaggtacaaacaaaggtgaaggctaagaaggaatgttgtaaagccttatacaaggagaggactgatgaaaatggtgaaaggtatagaaaagcgaagcaagaggcgaagaaagctgtcagagaagctaagttagcggcttacgacgatatgtataaacgactagataccaaagaaggagagttggatatctataaactatctagagcaagggaaaagaagacaagggacctaaaccaagtgaggtgcatcaaggatgaggatggaaaggttcttgctacagagaacgcggttaaagacagatggagaggttattttcataatcttttcaatgaaggacatgaaatgagtgcttctttaggggagttgagtaactcagaagagtgtagaaactactctttttatcgtcgaatccggaaggaagaagtggttgtagctttgaagaagatgaagcataaaaaagcaataggcccagacgatataccaatcgaagtgtggaaacttttgggagagacaggtataacatggctcactgaccttttcaataggattttgaaaacgaagaagatgccaaatgagtggcgaatgagcactttggtgcctatctacaagaataagggcgacgtacaaaattgcatgaactataggggtattaagctaatgagtcatacaatgaagctctgggagagagtcattgagcatagattgaggcaagagacacgggtttcggacaaccaattcgggttcatgccagggcgctcaaccatggaagcaatctatctcttacgaagattgatggaaagatatagagatgggaaaaagaatttacacatggtctttatagatttggaaaaagcgtatgatagggtcccaagagacattctttggaggattttagagaagaaaggagtacgagtagcatatatccaagctataaaggatatgtatgaaggagcaaagactgccgtaagaactcatgaaggacaaaccgaaagctttcccataactgtaggattacatcaaggctcatccttaagtccttacctttttgcgttggtaatggatgagttaacacgacatattcaagatgatattccttggtgtatgcttttcgcagacgatatagtgttgatagatgaaactcaggaaggggtaaatgcaaagcttaacctttggagagaagtgttggaatctaaaggtcttcgcctaagccgatcaaagacagaatatatggagtgcaagttcagtgcaaatggaggccaaaacgagttaggggtgaggatcggagatcaagaaataccaaagagcgaccgttttcgttacctaggatctatcttgcaaaagaacggagaattagatggagatctcaaccatagaatacaagctggatggatgaagtggaagagtgcatccggcgtgttgtgtgaccgccgtatgccactgaagctcaagggaaaattttataggacggcaataaggccggcgatgctgtatggcacagaatgttgggcggtgaaacatcaacacgtacacaaaatgggtgtagcggagatgaggatgcttcgttggatgtgtgggcacacgagaaaggataagattaggaatgaggatatccggggtaaagtaggagtagccgaaattgaaggaaagatgagagaaaatcggttacggtggtttggacatgtgcaaagaaggcctactgacgttccgattagaagatgcgactatgggacagaggttcagggccgaaggggtagaggaagacctaggaaaactttggaagagactctaagaaaagacttagagtacttggatctaacgaaggacatgacacaggatcgagcacaatggcgttctaagattcatatagccgatcccactcagtgacttggattttccaagtctccaaccgagaagttttcctcattcgggaaattaagagaacactaccccaacctacatgctccactcagaaagcttcaacatacaagctttaacaaaagaaaattcaaagaacttagcgaagaaggctttggtgtatttaacacaatacgttgaaatgaaggaaagcttatttattgatatccccgataagctacaaatatgtaaatatacatgagtcaaaataagcacacaagagggagccttcacaaaggttgcttaggagaagtctcagcagtcggtagagccccagaaagagaaggcaccggagggggatcatttggagcctcagtactggacagaaccctagaaggaggaggcatcagaggttgatcatttggagcttcattacgcggtacagccccagaagacgaaggcaataaatgcctttggaacaaacccacaaatctctgatgatcaagtaaaacctgaccatcagtttccttcatctggtcaagcttcctcttcatgtttgtagcatagtcatgtgcgagccggtgcaactgtttattctcatgcttgagccctctaatctcctgtttgagactcatcacttcagccgccaatgattcaacttggcgggttcgagcaaataggcgttgggccatattagacacagaacctgcacactgaacactgagagccagcgaatccttaacagctaactcatcagaccgtttggaaagtagtctgttatctttgggagtgagaaggttcctggccaccaccgcagcggtcatatcattcttcatcacggaatccccaacggtaagaggaccagtaggggagacgaaggatgggcgccatatgttgtctggagaaggcggggctgcctcttcaacaaggttcaagtcaaaacgacggtcggaggggccagacattttcaaaggtgttgaagagagaagaggtcggacaaatcaagatcttagaagtgcaagaatgaagcttctactggtggagattcaagtgtgctttggaacttaatgccagcccctataaaaatctgcactcgacgaagcttcagaaatcgaagaggcgcctgctcagaaatcgaagaggcggctgctcagaaatcgaagaggcgtttgctttctcaaaagctgggctgcttagagatcacgagggttgatctcagaaatcgaagaggcgtttgctttctcaaaagttgggctgctcaaagaccacgaaggccgatctcaaaaatcgaagaggcgctcgctttctcaaaagctgggctccccagagaccacgagggccgatatcagaaatcgaagaggcacttacttttccagccttttccagccttgtcagcacctgtcacacgcacactcagttttgcggaaattatgggcattctgtcaaagacttctggggaagtagaaaacacatgaatcttactgttcaatcacccacttcccacacgcaacaatagctcatgggtaccacagataactttgccaaagttctctgccaaagttgagcacgtgaagcttgcagctcccactacatcgctctgaccaagaagggtaaaagaatagcaaagaaacagcactaacaaagtttagacccataaattttgaaggtctagctaccatattattacccacaagggtaaaggaacagtaccactgctggataattggaaagtccctgtgtgtcaacctctgtgcttcgtggcaaggtagactagcaaacatgcccaacctttactcacattcgagaaaacactcccaataagattgcttgctccaaaatcgaagaggcaccgtcctccgaatctcgagagccagactcccaacatgactactttcttaaaaatcgaaga harbors:
- the LOC126618379 gene encoding uncharacterized protein LOC126618379, with the protein product MGSFPKSLNSEIWVSILCLVVVAFLLPLPASGTPSSSIYDHLRKQGLPIGLLPKGITDYSLNATTGEFRVLLEQPCHAKFENQVLYDFNVSGFLSFGRIANLSGVSAQELFLWFPVKGIRVDVPSSGLIYFDVGVVDKQFSLSLFESPPDCTAVDPSDPNFNPAAQDTNHYSPSPSGSSSFENESLNLGYGVGRKSELRADS
- the LOC126618364 gene encoding uncharacterized protein LOC126618364 gives rise to the protein MGGLQLLDSGSDSENENGNDDVPQLKINEDFARRYEHNKKREELQRYEELKKRGLVADPSEDSDSEPDFESDDDYVHVANSKKRELEFLDGLLKVKKQDPILKNKDVVLFNSDGTEIIGNNGGEGKAKNKKKMYLKDVNAKHLMEDGPELAEEDDKNIDKNSKVYNEEQERIRREFLQAAAAEEDDDDGEFLIEKNKNAAGNDDDDDDTVDNDQYEKALDECFPESDENAMFLKKFFKDQLWKEDKDPELKDEDLEMVSEDEMEIERQEEYEYRFQENAGDRIMGHSRQVEGSVRKKVKARKEQRKSKEERMEIARLEREEELRHLKNLKKKENDEKVKKIMEIAGLKEGEESTFDPKELEKEYDPQEYDRMMKKAFGEEYYQAEDADLERYSDMEEDDEIEKPDFDKEDELLGLPKGWETVGSSDGFLAAREKVLKRKKENVCDHEEEEEEEEEEEEVEEKEEEEEEEEEEEMSEEDKQEKKHKLALLERAKKEMMDEYYKLDYEDTIGDLKTRFKYAKIKPNRYGLTTAEILVMDEKELNQYVSLKKLAPYTEKEWKVPNNKRMEIKQKAKEIFRQGNVGNKKNRKKLRISDAAKDSSLSKGATGQSSMSAREHGKELVGDSNGGKTESRSARRRRHQAARKLPASRLMAYGVVPVKSKKKGKH